The following nucleotide sequence is from Peptococcus niger.
GGAGCTTGTGGTAGGCGTGTTCAACGGTATTGACGGATACATTTAAGGTAGCTGCCAAGCTGCGTTTAGAGGGCAGCTTGGCATTGCTTTTCAATTGATTCGTAATGATGCTATTGCGCAACTGTTCATAGATTTGTTCATAAATGCAGCTTTTTCGATTGATTGTAATCACAACTGACCCCCTTGTTTAATGTTTTTTTGACGCTTCTTTGCAGGTCAATGTCATTATATAATGATTTCAGAATTTACAAAAGGGGTGTTTTTGTTGAAAGATTTGACACAAAATTTTATTGGCGGCGTTATTATGGATGTTACCTGCGTTGAACAGGCTAAAATTGCCGAAGCAGCAGGTGCTGTTGCGGTCATGGCCTTGGAAAGAGTGCCGGCGGATATTCGCGCCGAAGGTGGCGTGTCGCGGATGAGTGACCCGGAAATGATTTTGGAAATTAAAAATGCGGTCAAGATTCCGGTGATGGCGAAATGCCGCATTGGGCATTTTGTTGAAGCGCAAGTTTTAGAGGCCATCGGCGTTGATTATATTGATGAGTCGGAAGTTTTAACGATGGCTGATGAAGAAAACCACATCAATAAGCACAAGTTTAATACGCCCTTTGTTTGCGGGGCTAGAAACTTGTCTGAAGCCCTACGGCGCATTGCTGAAGGGGCCAAAATGATTCGGACCAAAGGTGAGGCCGGTACGGGCGATATCGTTCAAGCGGTGACGCACATGCGGGCAATCACCAGAGAAATTGCCCGGGTTGGCGCGCTGGATGAGGACGAATTATTTACGGCGGCCAGAGATCTTCAGGTGCCGGTTGACTTGCTCAAGTACGTGCATGAGCATAAAAAGTTGCCGGTGGTGAACTTTTCAGCAGGTGGCGTTGCAACGCCGGCCGATGCGGCCTTAATGGTTCAGCTGGGCGCCGAAGGGGTCTTCGTTGGATCAGGCATCTTTAAATCCAACAACCCTGAAAAACGCGCGAAAGCGATTGTAAACACCGTTAAGAATTACAATGACCCGGCCAAAATTGCAGACTACTCTCGGAATCTTGGCGAGGCCATGGTGGGCATCAATTGTGATGAAATCAAAACGCAAATGGCAGAGCGTGGCGTATAAGTTTTTTAAGACAAGCAGTCTCTTACGGGGCCGCTTGTTTTTTTATACTCGAGTCCGTGTAAGGGTAGAGTATGATGATTGGTAAGAGGAAGACTGTTTTGCAGCAGCATTTTAGGAGGCACATTATGCTAAAGGAAGAAGTCCTAGGTCAGCGCCGATACTTTCATACAGGCGTGACCCGGTCCTATCAATTTCGCATTGATGCCTTAAAGGCACTCAAGCGGGCAATTCAAAAATATGAAAAGGATATTTTGGCGGCCTTGCAGGCGGATTTGAATAA
It contains:
- the pdxS gene encoding pyridoxal 5'-phosphate synthase lyase subunit PdxS, with amino-acid sequence MISEFTKGVFLLKDLTQNFIGGVIMDVTCVEQAKIAEAAGAVAVMALERVPADIRAEGGVSRMSDPEMILEIKNAVKIPVMAKCRIGHFVEAQVLEAIGVDYIDESEVLTMADEENHINKHKFNTPFVCGARNLSEALRRIAEGAKMIRTKGEAGTGDIVQAVTHMRAITREIARVGALDEDELFTAARDLQVPVDLLKYVHEHKKLPVVNFSAGGVATPADAALMVQLGAEGVFVGSGIFKSNNPEKRAKAIVNTVKNYNDPAKIADYSRNLGEAMVGINCDEIKTQMAERGV